Proteins encoded within one genomic window of Haematobia irritans isolate KBUSLIRL chromosome 5, ASM5000362v1, whole genome shotgun sequence:
- the nw gene encoding narrow isoform X3, with protein MADSIQAEKRTTTPLPLLMSSFAATSKKTNQPSYVSLKLDQERALEATIMKDHHDGDEEDAEHYEEDEEVSASAGEEVQGRDLANEEGDHEMEEASAQSQENSIEDQHQDDQDHEPNNEASSVQADDESSDKENIAMASSSSASHEEGLEESSAMAKEKSSEIYETENQSNPEIPSVEVRLKQISQEVEKRASEENRHIPSLTPDLDDIGHQSFLSLTDLIRTLRPNDKQIIPQIDSDYSNAMRVLGEKSVAVNSNNDE; from the coding sequence ATGGCCGATTCTATACAAGCTGAAAAGAGAACCACAACTCCTTTGCCTTTATTGATGTCGTCATTTGCCGCCACTTCGAAAAAGACCAACCAACCCTCCTATGTTTCTTTGAAGCTAGATCAAGAGCGGGCCTTAGAGGCTACCATAATGAAAGATCATCATGATGGTGATGAAGAGGACGCCGAGCATTACGAAGAAGATGAGGAAGTTAGTGCTAGTGCTGGTGAGGAGGTCCAGGGCCGTGATTTAGCCAATGAGGAAGGTGATCATGAGATGGAAGAAGCTAGTGCTCAAAGccaagaaaattctatagaagaccAACATCAGGATGATCAAGATCACGAGCCCAACAATGAAGCATCAAGTGTCCAAGCTGATGATGAAAGCAgtgataaagaaaatattgccatGGCTTCTTCCAGCTCTGCATCCCATGAGGAAGGTTTAGAAGAATCATCGGCTATGGCTAAAGAAAAATCTTCGGAAATTTATGAAACTGAAAATCAATCAAACCCTGAAATTCCCTCTGTGGAAGTTCGTCTAAAGCAAATTTCCCAAGAAGTTGAGAAACGTGCCAGTGAAGAAAATCGTCATATTCCATCTCTGACACCTGATCTAGATGATATTGGTCATCAATCGTTTTTGTCTTTGACTGATCTTATTCGCACATTGCGTCCCAATGATAAACAGATAATACCACAAATTGATTCGGATTATTCGAATGCTATGCGAGTTTTGGGTGAAAAATCTGTGGCTGTCAACAGCAACAATGACGAATAG